The following proteins are co-located in the Dyadobacter chenwenxiniae genome:
- a CDS encoding DEAD/DEAH box helicase — MTFEELNLTKPLLQALADLNYETPTTIQHKVFSVMMSGKDVCGIAQTGTGKTFAYLLPTLRQLEFSKDRLPQLLILVPTRELVVQVVEEVRKLSAYLTLQVVGAYGGGNIKVQMAELANGADVVVATPGRLFDLALNGSLKTKAIKKLVIDEVDEMLNLGFRTQLKNILDLLPQKRQNLLFSATLTSEVEALMQTYFNNPVRIEAAPVGTPLDNIEQKAYYVPNFYTKVNLLDLLLEENEDMSKVLVFVATKKLADQLFGQLELGYLNKIGVIHSNKEQNHRFNTVKQFHEGNYRILIATDIIARGLDVAEVSHVFNFDIPEVPENYIHRIGRTGRADKKGVAISFITEGEKERQEQIEALMNYEIPIETLPENLRMSEILTPDEEPQIYMKSIDVKLPKREAGGGAFHEKIDKNKKVNVRRNHAQEKMQKYGRPIKRSGKK; from the coding sequence ATGACTTTTGAAGAATTAAATCTCACCAAGCCGCTACTGCAAGCCCTAGCCGATCTGAACTACGAAACGCCCACAACGATCCAGCACAAGGTGTTTTCTGTCATGATGTCTGGTAAAGATGTGTGTGGTATTGCGCAAACCGGGACTGGGAAGACATTTGCATACCTGCTTCCTACACTTCGCCAGCTTGAATTTTCAAAGGACCGGCTTCCGCAATTGCTGATCCTGGTTCCAACGCGTGAGCTTGTGGTGCAGGTTGTGGAGGAGGTGCGAAAACTAAGTGCTTACCTGACATTGCAAGTGGTAGGTGCATATGGCGGAGGCAACATTAAGGTGCAGATGGCCGAACTGGCGAACGGTGCGGATGTGGTGGTAGCAACGCCGGGCAGACTTTTCGATCTCGCTCTCAATGGTTCTCTAAAAACAAAGGCGATCAAAAAACTTGTTATCGACGAAGTGGACGAAATGCTAAACCTCGGCTTTCGGACGCAACTGAAAAACATATTAGACCTTCTCCCGCAAAAACGCCAGAACCTGCTTTTCTCGGCAACATTGACGTCGGAAGTGGAAGCATTGATGCAGACCTACTTCAACAACCCGGTAAGGATAGAAGCAGCGCCCGTGGGAACGCCATTGGATAATATTGAGCAAAAAGCCTATTACGTTCCAAACTTTTACACGAAAGTGAACCTGTTGGATTTGTTGCTGGAAGAGAATGAGGACATGAGCAAAGTCCTTGTGTTTGTAGCAACCAAAAAACTTGCGGATCAGCTCTTCGGGCAGCTGGAATTAGGTTACCTAAATAAGATCGGTGTGATACATTCCAACAAAGAACAAAATCACAGATTTAACACCGTTAAGCAATTTCACGAAGGTAATTACCGCATTCTGATTGCCACAGACATCATTGCGCGTGGATTGGACGTAGCCGAAGTTTCTCACGTCTTTAATTTTGATATCCCGGAAGTCCCCGAAAACTACATCCACCGGATTGGCCGCACGGGCCGTGCGGACAAGAAAGGCGTGGCGATATCATTCATTACAGAAGGTGAAAAAGAACGTCAGGAACAGATAGAAGCCCTGATGAATTACGAAATACCGATCGAAACTCTGCCGGAAAACCTCAGAATGTCGGAGATCCTGACACCGGACGAAGAGCCGCAGATTTACATGAAAAGTATTGATGTGAAGTTGCCAAAGAGAGAAGCTGGCGGCGGTGCATTCCACGAAAAAATCGACAAGAACAAGAAAGTGAATGTGCGGAGAAACCATGCGCAGGAAAAAATGCAGAAATATGGCCGACCTATCAAACGGTCGGGTAAGAAATAG
- a CDS encoding DoxX family protein, giving the protein MKLTGLYIMAALYVFTGIMHLLRPKAFMQIMPKYLPWHYELVLLSGICEIAFALLLLFPATRATGAWLIIILLIAVFPANIQMAIDFYQKHNPYLWLALLRLPLQLILIWWAWLYTGR; this is encoded by the coding sequence ATGAAACTCACTGGACTTTACATCATGGCCGCGCTGTATGTTTTCACAGGCATCATGCATTTGCTCCGCCCGAAAGCTTTTATGCAGATCATGCCCAAATATTTACCCTGGCATTATGAGCTGGTTTTGCTTAGCGGAATATGTGAGATCGCTTTTGCATTACTTTTGCTATTTCCCGCAACGCGCGCAACAGGCGCCTGGCTGATCATCATTTTGCTGATAGCGGTGTTTCCTGCCAACATTCAAATGGCTATTGATTTTTACCAAAAACATAATCCTTACTTGTGGCTTGCCTTGCTCAGATTGCCCTTACAATTGATCCTGATCTGGTGGGCGTGGCTATATACGGGCAGATGA